The following are encoded together in the Peromyscus leucopus breed LL Stock chromosome 1, UCI_PerLeu_2.1, whole genome shotgun sequence genome:
- the Lrfn1 gene encoding leucine-rich repeat and fibronectin type III domain-containing protein 1: MAPGSFSSGLLSPPPAALPFLLLLWAGASRGQPCPGRCICQNVAPTLTMLCAKTGLLFVPPAIDRRVVELRLTDNFIAAVRRRDFANMTSLVHLTLSRNTIGQVAAGAFADLRALRALHLDSNRLAEVRGDQLRGLGNLRHLILGNNQIRKVESAAFDAFLSTVEDLDLSYNNLEALPWEAVGQMVNLNTLTLDHNLIDHIAEGTFVQLHKLVRLDMTSNRLHKLPPDGLFLRSQGGGPKPPTPLTVSFGGNPLHCNCELLWLRRLTREDDLETCATPEHLTDRYFWSIPEEEFLCEPPLITRQAGGKALVVEGQAVSLRCRAVGDPEPVVHWVAPDGRLLGNSSRTRVRGDGTLDVTITTLRDSGTFTCIASNAAGEATAPVEVCVVPLPLMAPPPAAPPPLTEPGSSDIATPGRPGANDSATERRLVAAELTSSSVLIRWPAQRPVPGIRMYQVQYNSSADDSLVYRMIPSTSQTFLVNDLAAGRAYDLCVLAVYDDGATALPATRVVGCVQFTTAGDPAPCRPLRAHFLGGTMIIAIGGVIVASVLVFIVLLMIRYKVYGDGDSRRIKGTSRSPPRVSHVCSQTNGGGGSGAQQASAPPAPDRYEALREVAVPAAIEAKATEAEATSTELEVVLGRSLGGSATSLCLLPSEETSGEEPRAVTGPRRSRSGALGPPTSAPPTLALVPGGAPARPRPQQRYSFDGDYGALFQSHSYPRRARRTKRHRSTPHLDGAGGGAAGEDGDLGLGSARARLAFTSTEWMLESTV; encoded by the exons ATGGCTCCAGGCTCCTTCTCCTCTGGGCTTCTCTCGCCACCACCTGCTGCTCTCCCttttctgctgctgctctgggcAGGGGCATCTCGCGGCCAGCCCTGCCCCGGTCGCTGCATCTGCCAGAACGTGGCACCTACACTGACCATGCTGTGTGCCAAGACCGGCCTGCTCTTTGTGCCGCCCGCCATTGACAGGCGCGTGGTAGAGCTGCGGCTCACCGACAACTTCATTGCGGCTGTGCGTCGTCGAGACTTCGCCAACATGACCAGCCTGGTCCACCTCACCCTGTCCCGCAACACTATTGGTCAGGTGGCAGCCGGTGCCTTTGCTGACCTCCGTGCTCTCCGGGCCCTGCACCTCGACAGTAACCGCCTCGCAGAGGTGCGCGGGGACCAGCTCCGGGGCTTGGGTAACCTCCGCCACTTGATCCTCGGCAACAATCAGATCCGTAAGGTGGAGTCCGCAGCTTTCGACGCCTTCCTGTCCACCGTGGAGGACCTGGATCTGTCCTACAACAACCTAGAGGCATTGCCGTGGGAGGCGGTGGGCCAGATGGTGAACTTGAACACCCTCACGCTGGACCACAATCTCATCGATCATATTGCGGAGGGCACCTTTGTGCAGCTGCACAAACTCGTGCGCTTGGACATGACCTCTAACCGTCTGCACAAACTGCCCCCCGACGGgctcttcctgaggtcccagGGCGGTGGGCCCAAGCCACCCACCCCACTGACCGTGAGCTTCGGTGGCAACCCGCTGCACTGCAACTGTGAACTGCTCTGGCTGCGGCGCCTGACCAGAGAGGATGACTTGGAGACATGCGCCACGCCCGAGCATCTCACTGACCGCTACTTCTGGTCCATCCCCGAGGAGGAATTTCTATGTGAGCCACCGCTCATCAcgaggcaggcaggaggcaagGCCCTGGTGGTGGAGGGCCAGGCTGTCAGTCTGCGCTGCCGGGCGGTGGGTGACCCTGAGCCCGTGGTGCATTGGGTGGCCCCTGATGGGCGACTGCTGGGGAACTCCAGCCGGACCCGAGTCCGTGGGGATGGAACGCTGGATGTGACCATCACCACCTTGAGGGACAGCGGTACCTTTACTTGCATAGCCTCCAATGCTGCCGGGGAAGCCACTGCCCCGGTGGAGGTATGTGTGGTACCTCTGCCACTGATGGCGCCCCCGCCTGCTGCCCCGCCACCTCTCACTGAGCCTGGTTCTTCTGACATCGCCACACCAGGCAGACCTGGTGCCAACGACTCAGCCACTGAACGACGGCTTGTGGCTGCTGAACTCACGTCCAGCTCTGTGCTCATCCGCTGGCCGGCTCAGAGGCCAGTGCCTGGCATCCGCATGTACCAAGTGCAATACAACAGCTCTGCGGATGACTCTCTAGTCTACAG GATGATCCCTTCTACCAGCCAGACCTTCCTGGTGAATGATCTGGCGGCTGGCCGCGCCTATGACTTGTGTGTGCTGGCAGTCTACGACGACGGGGCCACCGCTCTGCCAGCTACCAGAGTGGTGGGCTGTGTGCAGTTCACCACGGCGGGAGATCCCGCACCATGCCGCCCACTGAGGGCCCACTTCTTGGGCGGCACCATGATCATCGCCATCGGGGGCGTCATCGTAGCCTCGGTCCTCGTTTTCATCGTTCTGCTCATGATTCGTTACAAGGTGTACGGCGATGGGGACAGCCGTCGCATCAAAGGCACGTCCAGGTCGCCCCCTCGGGTCAGCCACGTGTGCTCTCAGACCAACGGCGGCGGCGGCTCAGGCGCACAACAGGCCTCCGCCCCACCGGCTCCAGACCGCTACGAGGCGCTGCGGGAGGTGGCGGTCCCTGCAGCCATCGAGGCGAAGGCGACCGAGGCCGAGGCGACTTCCACTGAGCTAGAGGTGGTGCTTGGACGCTCTCTGGGTGGCTCGGCCACCTCGCTATGCTTGCTGCCCTCCGAGGAAACTTCTGGGGAGGAACCTAGGGCCGTGACGGGTCCTCGAAGGAGCCGCTCGGGGGCCTTGGGGCCTCCAACTTCAGCGCCCCCAACGCTAGCTCTTGTTCCGGGGGGAGCCCCGGCCCGGCCGAGGCCACAACAACGCTATTCCTTTGACGGGGACTACGGAGCGCTGTTCCAGAGTCACAGTTACCCGCGCCGCGCCCGGCGGACAAAGCGCCACCGGTCCACGCCACACCTGGACGGGGCCGGAGGGGGCGCGGCCGGGGAAGACGGAGACCTGGGGCTGGGCTCCGCCCGGGCCCGCCTGGCCTTCACCAGCACCGAATGGATGCTGGAGAGTACCGTGTGA
- the Gmfg gene encoding glia maturation factor gamma isoform X3 codes for MVVLEEEFQNISPEELRSELPERQPRFVVYSYKYSHADGRVSYPLCFIFSSPVGCKPEQQMMYAGSKNSLVQTAELTKVFEIRTTEDLTEAWLQEKLAFFR; via the exons ATGGTGGTGCTGGAGGAAGAATTCCAG aacatTTCCCCAGAGGAACTTAGGTCGGAGTTGCCAGAGAGACAGCCCAG GTTTGTGGTCTACAGCTACAAGTACTCGCATGCCGACGGCAGGGTGTCCTACCCTCTGTGTTTCATCTTCTCCAGCCCTGTGG GCTGCAAGCCTGAGCAACAGATGATGTACGCGGGGAGCAAAAACAGCCTGGTGCAGACGGCGGAACTTACAAAG GTGTTTGAAATCCGCACCACAGAAGACCTCACCGAGGCCTGGCTTCAAGAGAAGTTAGCTTTCTTTCGTTGA
- the Gmfg gene encoding glia maturation factor gamma isoform X2, whose product MSDSLVVCEVDPELKEKLRKFRFRKETNNAAIIMKVDKARQMVVLEEEFQNISPEELRSELPERQPRFVVYSYKYSHADGRVSYPLCFIFSSPVGCKPEQQMMYAGSKNSLVQTAELTKVFEIRTTEDLTEAWLQEKLAFFR is encoded by the exons ATG TCGGATTCCCTGGTGGTGTGTGAAGTGGACCCGGAGCTAAAGGAAAAGCTGAGGAAATTCCGTTTCCGAAAAGAGACCAACAATGCAGCCATCATAA TGAAAGTGGACAAAGCCCGGCAGATGGTGGTGCTGGAGGAAGAATTCCAG aacatTTCCCCAGAGGAACTTAGGTCGGAGTTGCCAGAGAGACAGCCCAG GTTTGTGGTCTACAGCTACAAGTACTCGCATGCCGACGGCAGGGTGTCCTACCCTCTGTGTTTCATCTTCTCCAGCCCTGTGG GCTGCAAGCCTGAGCAACAGATGATGTACGCGGGGAGCAAAAACAGCCTGGTGCAGACGGCGGAACTTACAAAG GTGTTTGAAATCCGCACCACAGAAGACCTCACCGAGGCCTGGCTTCAAGAGAAGTTAGCTTTCTTTCGTTGA